One Comamonas endophytica DNA window includes the following coding sequences:
- a CDS encoding LysR substrate-binding domain-containing protein, with the protein MRMHSPSMSELHAFAAAARLGSFSRAAAELCVTQSAISRAVARLEQHYGVPLIKRNAHALALTPVGRELLDAVRGPLSSIEEASARLRVMPADRPLHLAVVPTFASVWLIPRLRDFQALHPGIKLNFVPYSKQEDFSGPVPDAAVLTGVGPEAWPQCSCDYVIGREMVPICHPARLQQRLAQGAWQQPGDLASEPLLYHTTAPGNWTQWLRAAHAGRTAPNLTTAFDQVSMLIQAVIADMGVALVQRCLVKQALESGAVVAPFDLPIELQRGYFLCTPRDRRPRPGFAEFRRWLLGAAEEDVRGV; encoded by the coding sequence ATGCGAATGCACTCGCCCTCGATGTCCGAACTCCATGCCTTTGCCGCGGCGGCCAGGCTGGGGAGCTTTTCCCGCGCGGCCGCGGAACTGTGCGTGACGCAGAGCGCGATCAGCCGGGCCGTGGCGCGGCTGGAGCAGCATTACGGCGTGCCGCTGATCAAGCGCAATGCGCATGCGCTGGCGCTGACTCCCGTCGGACGCGAGCTGCTCGACGCGGTGCGCGGGCCGCTGAGCAGCATCGAGGAAGCGAGCGCGCGGCTGCGCGTCATGCCCGCCGACCGGCCGCTGCATCTGGCCGTGGTGCCGACCTTCGCCAGCGTCTGGCTGATCCCGCGCTTGCGCGACTTCCAGGCGCTGCACCCGGGCATCAAGCTGAACTTCGTGCCCTACAGCAAGCAGGAGGATTTCTCCGGTCCCGTGCCCGACGCGGCGGTGCTCACGGGCGTGGGGCCGGAGGCCTGGCCGCAGTGCAGCTGCGACTACGTGATCGGCCGCGAGATGGTGCCGATCTGCCACCCCGCGCGCCTGCAGCAGCGGCTGGCGCAGGGCGCCTGGCAGCAGCCTGGCGACCTGGCATCGGAGCCGCTGCTCTATCACACCACCGCCCCCGGCAACTGGACGCAATGGCTGCGCGCGGCGCATGCGGGACGCACCGCGCCCAATCTCACGACGGCCTTCGATCAGGTCTCGATGCTGATCCAGGCGGTCATTGCCGACATGGGCGTGGCACTGGTGCAGCGCTGCCTGGTGAAGCAGGCGCTGGAGTCGGGGGCGGTGGTGGCGCCCTTCGATCTGCCGATCGAGCTGCAGCGCGGGTACTTCCTCTGCACGCCGCGCGACCGGCGGCCAAGGCCGGGGTTTGCGGAGTTCCGGCGGTGGTTGCTGGGGGCGGCGGAGGAGGATGTAAGGGGGGTGTAG
- the ggt gene encoding gamma-glutamyltransferase, whose amino-acid sequence MKKEAMVACAQPEAAESGIEILRAGGNAVDAAVATALAQTVVDPLMCGIAGFGTAGVYMPGAGVHEYFDFHSPAPLAATETMWEHLLEGETKDGFGFILTGRVNDIGPQSIGVPATLKGLADMHRAHGRLPWKQVVEPAIAWANDGYFVRPGMHAFWIDEPSMGRVGNLERLAYSEEGRALYCRPDGRPKPIGTPLRNPGMAEVLRQIADEGDAPFYEGDLARRMVAHLQSLGALITLEDLAQYRVQRNAPLVGSYRDRTITTNRPPGGGAMLLEMLNILENFDLGAMEHNSPAYIRLISEVMKKATADKDRYIGDPRFVDVPLDKLLSKDMAREVAEQIRAGQRFSVERVNPGAPVPRDTTHLSIVDGDGNAVSMTHSLAMPSGVITPGMGFLYNGCMGVFDPRPGRAGSIQPGKSRFTSSCPTMTFKDGALDVVLGAPGGTQIAMGVLHVLLNVIDHGMEMQAAVSAPRFSSTSNSIDVCNRIPRYTTRELEADGYTVGRNPYNYTIAWVHGMQVQPDGLHGGADPGRDGVALRTAVGA is encoded by the coding sequence ATGAAAAAAGAAGCAATGGTGGCCTGCGCCCAGCCGGAGGCCGCCGAATCCGGTATCGAGATCCTGCGCGCCGGCGGCAACGCCGTGGACGCGGCCGTGGCCACCGCCCTGGCGCAGACCGTGGTCGATCCGCTGATGTGCGGCATCGCCGGCTTCGGCACGGCGGGCGTGTACATGCCCGGCGCCGGCGTGCATGAATACTTCGACTTCCATTCCCCGGCGCCGCTGGCCGCCACGGAAACCATGTGGGAGCACCTGCTCGAAGGCGAGACCAAGGATGGCTTCGGCTTCATCCTCACGGGCCGCGTCAACGACATCGGCCCGCAGTCGATCGGCGTGCCGGCCACGCTCAAGGGCCTGGCGGACATGCACCGCGCCCACGGCCGCCTGCCGTGGAAGCAGGTCGTCGAGCCGGCCATTGCCTGGGCCAACGACGGCTATTTCGTGCGCCCCGGCATGCATGCCTTCTGGATCGACGAGCCCTCGATGGGCCGCGTCGGCAATCTCGAGCGCCTGGCATACAGCGAGGAAGGCCGCGCCCTCTACTGCCGCCCCGACGGCCGCCCCAAGCCCATCGGCACGCCGCTGCGCAATCCGGGCATGGCCGAGGTGCTGCGCCAGATCGCCGACGAGGGCGATGCGCCCTTCTACGAGGGCGACCTGGCGCGCAGGATGGTGGCGCACCTGCAATCGCTGGGCGCGCTGATCACCCTCGAGGACCTGGCCCAGTACCGCGTGCAGCGCAACGCGCCGCTGGTGGGCAGCTACCGCGACCGCACCATCACCACCAATCGTCCCCCGGGCGGCGGCGCGATGCTGCTGGAGATGCTCAACATCCTGGAGAACTTCGACCTGGGCGCGATGGAGCACAACAGCCCCGCCTACATCCGCCTCATCAGCGAGGTCATGAAGAAGGCCACGGCGGACAAGGACCGCTACATCGGCGACCCGCGCTTCGTCGACGTGCCGCTGGACAAGCTGCTATCGAAGGACATGGCGCGCGAGGTGGCCGAGCAGATCCGCGCCGGCCAGCGCTTCAGCGTGGAGCGCGTGAACCCGGGCGCGCCCGTGCCGCGCGACACCACCCACCTGAGCATCGTCGACGGCGACGGCAACGCCGTCTCGATGACGCATTCGCTGGCCATGCCCTCGGGCGTGATCACGCCGGGCATGGGCTTCCTCTACAACGGCTGCATGGGCGTGTTCGACCCGCGCCCGGGCCGCGCCGGCAGCATCCAGCCGGGCAAGAGCCGCTTCACGTCCTCGTGCCCGACCATGACCTTCAAGGACGGCGCGCTCGACGTGGTGCTGGGCGCGCCCGGCGGCACGCAGATCGCGATGGGCGTGCTGCACGTGCTGCTCAACGTCATCGACCACGGCATGGAGATGCAGGCCGCCGTCTCGGCGCCACGCTTCTCCTCGACCAGCAATTCCATCGACGTCTGCAACCGCATCCCGCGCTACACGACGCGCGAGCTGGAAGCCGACGGCTACACCGTGGGCCGCAACCCGTACAACTACACCATTGCCTGGGTGCACGGCATGCAGGTGCAGCCCGACGGCCTGCACGGCGGCGCCGACCCGGGGCGCGATGGCGTGGCGCTGCGCACCGCCGTCGGTGCATGA
- a CDS encoding putative bifunctional diguanylate cyclase/phosphodiesterase, which translates to MNRKSPPSFQHAPPPAGERLPSLRLYAWLARFKRLNYQAKIMVMAFIGTHLPLLALTSWFALESTHDWSVLLHVLVITLAATLVGTAVTLLVLHHLLRPVAATAKALRVYREQRLKLALPTHFTDEAGALMADAHRALQHLDKTLESLQFIDDVTGLPNRKRFLENVQDRIAHGQPFAVAIVRIANLARIEETIDRGHAELAARSLAQRLERTGHFWDQLSRVGPSKFGCILHLNGKQDTWAASAARLRASLKLCAGELPLGELQFQPQLQGGLAVFPDDGAQADALLDAGIAAASLANPAQVMLHSVNARRQAIEQMQLEQDLRQALARSEFVLHYQPVFDLQAGRAIGAEALVRWQHPERGLVPPGAFIDTAESSGLIGPLGLWVIREACRQLGEWNRAGLPHMRMAINVSARQFLDPQLGQHLREAIAAAGISPDQLEIELTETVAMVDHAHTHRVFSALRSDGVGIAIDDFGTGYASMSYLRKLPFDKLKIDREFVTDVHRSREGQAICGALIELGKGLGLRVLAEGVEQKEEVRYLAQQGCDLFQGYYFARPVAAAQFEHSLMLPPALLHGAEARLMDPLGLV; encoded by the coding sequence ATGAACCGCAAGTCCCCTCCCTCTTTTCAGCACGCGCCGCCACCCGCTGGCGAACGATTGCCCTCGCTGCGCCTCTATGCCTGGCTGGCGCGCTTCAAGCGCCTGAACTACCAAGCCAAGATCATGGTGATGGCCTTCATCGGCACGCACTTGCCGCTGCTGGCGCTGACCTCGTGGTTCGCGCTGGAAAGCACGCACGACTGGAGCGTGCTGCTGCACGTGCTGGTCATCACCCTGGCGGCCACGCTGGTGGGCACGGCCGTGACGCTGCTGGTGCTGCACCACCTGCTGCGGCCGGTGGCTGCCACCGCCAAGGCCCTGCGCGTGTACCGCGAGCAGCGCCTGAAGCTGGCGCTGCCCACGCATTTCACCGACGAGGCCGGCGCCCTGATGGCCGACGCGCATCGGGCGCTGCAGCACCTGGACAAGACGCTGGAGTCGCTGCAGTTCATCGATGACGTCACCGGCCTGCCCAACCGCAAGCGCTTCCTGGAAAACGTGCAGGACCGGATTGCCCATGGCCAGCCCTTTGCCGTGGCCATCGTGCGCATCGCCAACCTGGCGCGCATCGAGGAGACCATCGATCGCGGACACGCGGAGCTGGCCGCGCGCAGCCTGGCCCAGCGGCTGGAACGGACGGGCCACTTCTGGGATCAGCTGTCGCGCGTCGGGCCTTCCAAGTTCGGCTGCATCCTGCATCTCAATGGCAAGCAAGACACCTGGGCGGCAAGCGCGGCGCGCCTGCGCGCCAGCCTGAAGCTGTGCGCCGGCGAACTGCCGCTGGGCGAGCTGCAGTTCCAGCCGCAGCTCCAGGGCGGGCTGGCGGTGTTTCCCGACGACGGCGCCCAGGCCGACGCGCTGCTCGATGCCGGCATTGCCGCGGCCTCGCTGGCCAATCCGGCGCAGGTCATGCTGCATTCGGTCAACGCGCGGCGCCAGGCCATCGAGCAGATGCAACTGGAGCAGGACCTGCGCCAGGCCCTGGCGCGCTCCGAATTCGTGCTGCACTACCAGCCGGTCTTCGACCTGCAGGCCGGACGCGCCATCGGTGCCGAGGCCCTGGTGCGCTGGCAGCATCCGGAGCGCGGCCTGGTGCCGCCCGGGGCCTTCATCGACACCGCCGAGTCATCGGGCCTGATCGGGCCGCTGGGCCTGTGGGTGATCCGCGAGGCCTGCCGGCAGCTGGGCGAGTGGAACCGCGCGGGCCTGCCGCACATGCGCATGGCCATCAACGTGTCGGCGCGCCAGTTTCTCGACCCGCAGCTGGGCCAGCATCTGCGCGAGGCCATTGCCGCCGCAGGCATCTCGCCGGACCAGTTGGAAATCGAGCTGACCGAGACCGTGGCCATGGTGGACCACGCCCATACCCACCGCGTGTTCTCGGCGCTGCGCAGCGATGGCGTGGGCATTGCCATCGACGACTTCGGCACCGGCTACGCCAGCATGAGCTACCTGCGCAAGCTGCCTTTCGACAAGCTCAAGATCGACCGCGAGTTCGTCACCGACGTGCACCGCTCGCGCGAGGGCCAGGCGATCTGCGGCGCGCTGATCGAGCTGGGCAAGGGCCTGGGCCTGCGCGTGCTGGCCGAGGGCGTGGAGCAGAAAGAGGAGGTGCGCTACCTCGCGCAGCAGGGCTGCGACCTGTTCCAGGGCTACTACTTCGCGCGGCCGGTGGCTGCCGCGCAGTTCGAACATTCACTGATGCTTCCCCCCGCTCTGCTCCATGGCGCCGAAGCGCGTCTGATGGACCCACTGGGGCTGGTATAG
- a CDS encoding putative bifunctional diguanylate cyclase/phosphodiesterase, with product MNSFLRVSHDPGVVAASFAIALFASYVTLDLARQLRHSTRQVALAWWAAGSLVMGTGVWSMHFLGMQAFALPIPVGFDSRLTLLSWLVAVSASGMALRLASRQRVGRRHLAFGAGVMGLGISAMHYIGMGAMRMAPGIVWNQALVALSVLISLLASATALCLFNAFREAGRAHRHLLQGAAALVMAVAIFGMHYTGMAAAHFATGSVSLSAGELSGPGMTALVLMATLLLLVSTLFTSVLDARLQSTARRLAQSLQESNARLQAANDELQKRALSDALTGLPNRLHFEDRLREALQRHHGAGPQTQLAVLFVDLDGFKPINDSFGHAAGDLILCRAAERLLHEVPSPATVARVGGDEFLVLLEGAGQAEAMGVAQRLLATLAQPFGVSGKPVQIAGSIGIAAYPGHSEGSKLVASADAAMYAAKRAGGGRYKLFEPHMESDAAWQLELQNALRGAIERNELALHYQPKIDVRQSRSSGVEALLRWNHPVHGAIAPAVFIALAERFGLIGKIGNWVIEEACRQMAEWAAQGLRMRVAINLSVHQLREDDLAGRIENALRAHGIDAGQLLCEITETVAMEDTRATQHTFDGLARIGVYLSIDDFGTGYSSLNYLRHLPARQLKIDSSFVSDLEHSQQARSMVGAVVGLAHALGLSVVAEGVETQGQRDILLAAGCDEFQGFFFARPMPASVLMAWLQARHPHDAGNGLAPTGAA from the coding sequence GTGAATAGTTTCCTGCGTGTCAGCCACGACCCTGGCGTGGTGGCTGCTTCCTTCGCGATCGCCCTGTTCGCGTCCTATGTCACCCTTGATCTGGCCAGGCAGCTGCGGCATTCAACCCGGCAGGTGGCGCTCGCGTGGTGGGCTGCGGGCTCGCTGGTCATGGGCACCGGCGTCTGGTCGATGCACTTCCTGGGCATGCAGGCCTTCGCGCTGCCGATTCCGGTAGGCTTCGACAGCCGGCTCACGCTGCTTTCCTGGCTGGTGGCCGTGAGCGCCTCGGGCATGGCGCTGCGGCTGGCCAGCCGCCAGCGCGTCGGCCGTCGCCACCTGGCGTTCGGCGCCGGCGTCATGGGGCTGGGGATCAGCGCCATGCATTACATCGGCATGGGCGCCATGCGGATGGCGCCCGGCATCGTGTGGAACCAGGCCCTGGTCGCGCTTTCCGTGCTGATCTCGCTGCTGGCCTCGGCAACGGCGCTTTGCCTGTTCAATGCCTTCCGCGAAGCCGGCCGGGCCCACCGGCATCTGCTGCAGGGCGCCGCCGCCCTGGTGATGGCAGTGGCCATCTTCGGCATGCATTACACGGGCATGGCCGCGGCGCACTTCGCCACGGGTTCCGTCAGCCTGAGCGCCGGCGAGCTCAGCGGCCCGGGCATGACGGCGCTGGTGCTGATGGCGACCCTGCTGCTGCTGGTCAGTACGCTGTTCACCTCGGTGCTCGATGCGCGCCTGCAAAGCACGGCACGGCGCCTGGCGCAGTCGCTGCAGGAAAGCAATGCGCGCCTGCAGGCCGCCAACGACGAGCTGCAAAAGCGCGCGCTGTCCGATGCATTGACCGGCCTGCCCAACCGCTTGCATTTCGAGGACCGGCTGCGCGAGGCGCTGCAGCGCCACCACGGCGCGGGCCCGCAGACGCAGCTGGCCGTGCTGTTCGTCGACCTGGACGGCTTCAAGCCCATCAACGATTCCTTTGGCCATGCCGCCGGCGATCTGATCCTGTGCCGCGCTGCCGAGCGGCTCCTGCACGAAGTCCCGTCCCCGGCAACGGTGGCGCGGGTCGGCGGCGATGAATTCCTGGTCCTGCTCGAAGGCGCAGGCCAGGCCGAGGCCATGGGCGTGGCCCAGCGGCTGCTGGCGACCCTGGCGCAGCCCTTTGGGGTGTCGGGCAAGCCGGTGCAGATTGCCGGCTCCATAGGCATCGCCGCCTACCCCGGCCACAGCGAGGGCAGCAAGCTGGTGGCCAGCGCCGACGCCGCGATGTATGCCGCCAAGCGTGCCGGCGGCGGGCGCTACAAGCTGTTCGAGCCGCACATGGAGTCCGACGCCGCCTGGCAGCTCGAGCTGCAGAACGCGCTGCGCGGCGCCATCGAGCGCAACGAACTGGCGCTGCATTACCAGCCCAAGATCGATGTCCGGCAGAGCCGCAGCAGCGGCGTGGAGGCGCTGCTGCGCTGGAACCACCCCGTGCATGGCGCCATCGCGCCGGCGGTGTTCATCGCCCTGGCCGAGCGCTTCGGCCTGATTGGAAAAATCGGCAACTGGGTCATCGAAGAAGCGTGCCGGCAGATGGCCGAATGGGCCGCCCAGGGCCTGCGGATGCGCGTGGCCATCAACCTGTCGGTGCATCAGCTGCGCGAAGACGATCTGGCCGGGCGCATCGAGAACGCCCTCAGGGCCCATGGGATCGATGCCGGCCAGCTGCTGTGCGAGATCACCGAGACGGTGGCCATGGAGGACACCCGCGCCACCCAGCACACCTTCGACGGGCTGGCGCGGATCGGCGTATACCTGTCCATCGACGATTTCGGCACCGGCTACTCCAGCCTCAACTACCTGCGGCATCTGCCGGCCCGGCAGCTCAAGATCGACAGCAGCTTCGTCAGCGACCTCGAGCACAGCCAGCAGGCGCGCTCCATGGTCGGCGCAGTGGTCGGCCTGGCGCATGCGCTGGGCCTGAGCGTGGTGGCCGAGGGCGTGGAAACGCAGGGCCAGCGCGACATCCTGCTGGCCGCCGGCTGCGACGAGTTCCAGGGATTTTTCTTTGCCCGCCCCATGCCCGCCTCCGTGCTGATGGCCTGGCTGCAGGCGCGCCACCCACACGATGCCGGCAACGGCCTCGCACCCACGGGCGCGGCATGA
- a CDS encoding Bug family tripartite tricarboxylate transporter substrate binding protein, with protein MTTPHFPISRRSAALALAVFAALGASAAQADYPDRPIKLIVPFAASGSTDLAARLIGEYASRELGQAIVIENRAGAGGSLGMDMVAKSKPDGYTLGMATMSTHGSNVAAYGSRLKYDPVKDFVPVSNVATVPSVLAVTGKFPAKNMPDFLALAKKEPAKITFASPGTGSLGHSNIEYFSSLAGIKLLHVPYKGSGMALNDAIAGQVDAITDNLPSALPHIKAGRLHALAVLSDKRNPALPDVPTYGELGFPQMGNGGWFGVVAPAGTPAPIVKKLNQAIHTAMKQPDFIKKMEEAGATLIPNTSEQFQAQIEQAVQRYQNVAKVAKIAVE; from the coding sequence ATGACCACGCCCCACTTCCCAATCTCCCGCCGTTCGGCCGCCCTCGCGCTGGCCGTCTTTGCCGCCCTGGGCGCCAGCGCCGCGCAGGCCGACTACCCCGACCGCCCGATCAAGCTGATCGTGCCCTTTGCGGCCAGCGGCTCGACCGATCTCGCGGCGCGCCTGATCGGCGAGTACGCCAGCCGCGAGCTGGGCCAGGCCATCGTCATCGAGAACCGCGCCGGCGCCGGCGGCTCGCTGGGCATGGACATGGTCGCCAAATCCAAGCCCGACGGCTACACGCTGGGCATGGCCACCATGAGCACCCATGGCTCGAACGTCGCCGCCTACGGCAGCCGCCTCAAGTACGACCCGGTCAAGGACTTCGTGCCCGTGAGCAACGTGGCGACGGTGCCCAGCGTGCTGGCGGTGACGGGCAAGTTCCCCGCCAAGAACATGCCGGACTTCCTCGCGCTGGCGAAGAAGGAGCCGGCCAAGATCACCTTTGCCTCGCCGGGCACCGGATCGCTGGGCCACTCCAACATCGAGTACTTCTCCAGCCTGGCCGGCATCAAGCTGCTGCACGTGCCCTACAAGGGCTCGGGCATGGCGCTCAACGACGCGATCGCCGGCCAGGTCGATGCCATCACCGACAACCTGCCCTCGGCGCTGCCGCACATCAAGGCCGGCCGCCTGCATGCGCTGGCCGTGCTCTCGGACAAGCGCAACCCCGCGCTGCCCGACGTGCCCACCTATGGCGAGCTGGGTTTCCCGCAGATGGGCAACGGCGGCTGGTTCGGCGTGGTCGCGCCCGCGGGCACGCCGGCGCCCATCGTGAAGAAGCTCAACCAGGCCATCCACACGGCCATGAAGCAGCCCGATTTCATCAAGAAGATGGAAGAAGCCGGCGCCACGCTGATCCCGAACACCTCGGAACAGTTCCAGGCCCAGATCGAGCAGGCCGTGCAGCGCTACCAGAACGTCGCCAAGGTCGCGAAGATCGCGGTGGAGTGA
- a CDS encoding LysR family transcriptional regulator, which produces MIDKTDEMHWARRLKIKHLELFLLLDQAGTLTQAAARLHMTQSAMSHWLAELEGVVGTALVVRGRKLQLTPSGHLLKQLAINVLGDIQHTGKALSAVAAGRVPRLNIGSVWAGIAGGLPQAISEFQNLHEDVAVSIHDGVFSSLLDSLENRTMDAVIGVLDARAHRDRLEHAVLFEDRVAVVIGRGSRFWSQPVQPPLSELLRQRWVMPPAGTLTRIQFDAFLLDQGASWLTPRAETAALAMMQALLSKGDYVGVCSESMADEMASVGLFRKLPMESAIRFGPIAVIWNADHVSSTLEDFIGCLQRACGEVRAGAA; this is translated from the coding sequence ATGATCGATAAAACAGACGAGATGCACTGGGCGCGCCGCCTGAAGATCAAGCACCTGGAACTGTTCCTGCTGCTGGACCAGGCCGGCACGCTGACGCAGGCCGCCGCACGCCTGCACATGACGCAATCGGCCATGTCCCACTGGCTGGCCGAGCTCGAAGGCGTGGTCGGCACGGCGCTGGTGGTGCGTGGCCGCAAGCTGCAGCTCACGCCTTCCGGGCACCTGCTCAAGCAGCTGGCGATCAATGTGCTGGGCGACATCCAGCACACCGGCAAGGCACTGAGCGCGGTGGCCGCGGGCCGCGTGCCGCGCCTGAACATCGGCAGCGTCTGGGCGGGCATTGCCGGCGGGCTGCCGCAGGCCATCTCCGAATTCCAGAACCTGCATGAGGACGTGGCGGTTTCCATCCACGACGGCGTGTTCTCCAGCCTGCTCGACAGCCTGGAGAACCGCACGATGGACGCGGTGATCGGCGTGCTCGACGCGCGCGCGCACCGCGACCGGCTCGAGCACGCGGTGCTGTTCGAGGACCGCGTGGCCGTGGTGATCGGGCGCGGCAGCAGATTCTGGTCCCAGCCGGTGCAGCCCCCGCTGAGCGAGCTGCTGCGCCAGCGCTGGGTCATGCCCCCGGCCGGCACGCTCACGCGCATCCAGTTCGATGCCTTCCTCCTGGATCAGGGCGCCTCCTGGCTCACGCCGCGCGCCGAAACCGCCGCCCTGGCCATGATGCAGGCGCTGCTGAGCAAGGGCGACTACGTGGGCGTGTGCTCCGAGTCCATGGCCGACGAAATGGCCAGCGTGGGGCTGTTCCGCAAGCTGCCCATGGAATCCGCCATCCGCTTCGGGCCCATTGCGGTGATCTGGAACGCGGACCATGTGAGCTCCACGCTGGAGGATTTCATCGGGTGTTTGCAGAGGGCTTGTGGGGAGGTGAGGGCGGGCGCGGCGTAG
- a CDS encoding Bug family tripartite tricarboxylate transporter substrate binding protein: MSNAFSHASKLLACAAVCAIGTSTAFAQGAYPERPVRLIVSQAPGGSSDTIARLWAEHAGKAIGATIVVENRPGAGGIIAAQGLLGQPADGYSLLYGSVSLMVLNKFTYKPLPYNPEKDFTGVAMLTTVPFVLSANPKTGIKTLKELTDQAKAAPGKFNYASAGLGNSTHLAVELLSKNLGITMTHIPYKGESDGLLATVGGQTEIMAPVYGSALPHIQNRKLNPLAVLSPTRLPDLPEVPTASELGVKGFDNMGWSAIVARAGTPAAIVEKLNKATESFHQNPAVQARLKTLGVIPVSGPASLVTETAARDVAAWGPTLDTLNLSSK, encoded by the coding sequence GTGTCAAACGCTTTTTCCCATGCTTCCAAGCTGCTGGCCTGCGCCGCAGTGTGCGCCATCGGCACTTCCACCGCATTCGCGCAGGGTGCCTACCCCGAGCGTCCCGTGCGCCTGATCGTCTCGCAGGCCCCGGGCGGCAGCTCCGACACGATCGCGCGCCTGTGGGCCGAGCATGCGGGCAAGGCCATCGGCGCGACGATCGTGGTCGAGAACCGTCCCGGCGCGGGCGGCATCATCGCCGCCCAGGGCCTGCTGGGCCAGCCGGCCGACGGCTACTCGCTGCTGTACGGAAGCGTGTCGCTGATGGTGCTCAACAAGTTCACCTACAAGCCCCTGCCCTACAACCCCGAGAAGGACTTCACGGGCGTCGCCATGCTGACCACCGTGCCCTTCGTGCTCAGCGCCAACCCCAAGACCGGCATCAAGACGCTCAAGGAGCTGACGGACCAGGCCAAGGCCGCGCCCGGAAAATTCAACTACGCCTCCGCCGGCCTGGGCAACTCGACCCACCTGGCGGTGGAGCTGCTGTCGAAGAACCTCGGCATCACGATGACGCACATCCCGTACAAGGGCGAGTCCGACGGCCTGCTGGCCACGGTGGGCGGACAGACGGAAATCATGGCGCCGGTGTATGGAAGCGCGCTGCCGCACATCCAGAACAGGAAGCTCAACCCGCTGGCCGTGCTCTCGCCCACGCGCCTGCCCGATCTGCCTGAAGTGCCGACCGCCAGCGAGCTGGGCGTGAAGGGCTTCGACAACATGGGCTGGAGCGCCATCGTGGCGCGCGCCGGCACGCCCGCGGCCATCGTGGAAAAGCTCAATAAGGCGACGGAGAGCTTCCACCAGAACCCCGCGGTGCAGGCGCGCCTGAAGACGCTGGGCGTGATCCCGGTCTCCGGCCCCGCCTCGCTGGTGACGGAGACCGCCGCGCGCGACGTCGCCGCGTGGGGCCCGACGCTCGACACGCTGAACCTGAGCAGCAAGTAA
- a CDS encoding tetratricopeptide repeat protein → MTETETMLPWGGLSIDADGNVYLNALKLDLAPKEQAVLHRLLIRWPNVVRKDEFSQHIWAGRMMSDESLARCVARARKALSAVPGVWIRALYGQGYCIQRLGGPDMPVPAYQAPFHQRLMDIARAPSQLAETVAHCETLIHLRSRFSMQQSERLLRAVLQQDGNYPAARVLLATCLAAQVNLGLADDRPNIAEGIALLAPAIARGLPGTGLLTAHAHLLDCSWRFAEAEALHGQALQQAGEDATTHYNHGWHLLARGQREQALAALQTAHTLRPFSVAISIMYARALLMLGLQERALEIVAEMCARFPDSAAAQLYWISLQAGRAPSAEVAGRARQVRADCLAWPLCNSNLSYIHARCGDHEEAWRAIRAQDDQGPTLRLSHVAALFLMDAAGEAFDRIEQAFAARVSILPVLLRLPEVHGFVLADARGRAVLGQLAEA, encoded by the coding sequence ATGACCGAAACCGAAACCATGCTGCCCTGGGGTGGGCTGTCCATCGATGCCGATGGCAATGTGTACCTCAATGCCCTGAAGCTCGATCTCGCGCCCAAGGAGCAGGCGGTGCTGCACCGCCTGCTGATCCGCTGGCCGAACGTCGTGCGCAAGGACGAGTTCTCGCAGCACATCTGGGCGGGCCGCATGATGTCGGACGAAAGCCTGGCGCGCTGCGTGGCCCGGGCACGCAAGGCGCTGAGCGCAGTGCCGGGGGTCTGGATCCGCGCGCTGTACGGTCAGGGCTACTGCATCCAGCGTCTGGGCGGGCCCGACATGCCGGTGCCGGCATACCAGGCGCCCTTTCATCAGCGTTTGATGGATATTGCCCGGGCGCCCTCGCAGCTGGCCGAAACCGTGGCGCATTGCGAGACGCTGATCCATCTGCGCTCGCGCTTTTCAATGCAGCAATCGGAGCGGCTGCTGCGCGCCGTGCTGCAGCAGGATGGCAATTACCCCGCGGCGCGCGTCCTTCTGGCCACCTGCCTGGCGGCGCAGGTGAACCTGGGCCTGGCCGACGACCGCCCGAACATCGCCGAGGGCATTGCGCTGCTGGCGCCCGCCATCGCGCGCGGCCTCCCGGGCACCGGGCTGCTGACGGCCCATGCCCATCTGCTCGACTGCAGCTGGCGCTTCGCCGAGGCCGAGGCGCTGCACGGGCAGGCCCTGCAGCAGGCTGGCGAAGATGCCACGACGCACTACAACCACGGCTGGCACCTGCTGGCGCGCGGCCAGCGCGAGCAGGCCCTGGCGGCGCTGCAGACGGCCCATACGCTGCGGCCGTTTTCCGTAGCGATCTCGATCATGTATGCGCGCGCGCTGCTGATGCTGGGGCTGCAGGAGCGCGCCCTCGAGATCGTGGCGGAAATGTGCGCGCGTTTCCCCGACAGCGCCGCGGCCCAGCTCTACTGGATCTCGCTGCAGGCCGGGCGCGCACCCAGCGCCGAGGTGGCCGGGCGCGCGCGCCAGGTCCGGGCGGACTGCCTGGCCTGGCCGCTGTGCAATTCCAACCTCTCGTACATCCATGCGCGCTGCGGCGACCATGAGGAGGCGTGGCGCGCGATCCGGGCACAGGATGATCAGGGCCCGACCCTGCGCCTGTCCCATGTGGCGGCACTGTTCCTGATGGATGCGGCAGGCGAGGCCTTCGACCGCATCGAGCAGGCGTTCGCGGCCCGGGTCAGCATCCTGCCGGTGCTGCTGCGGCTGCCCGAGGTCCATGGCTTCGTCCTGGCGGATGCGCGCGGCCGCGCCGTGCTCGGCCAGCTGGCCGAAGCGTAG